The sequence GAGGTTGGACGAGGGGCTCCCACAGGCTTCCTCCAGAGATGTAGCACGTGGGGCGGGTTCAGGGGAAGCCAGGTGTGGGAACGGGCGGAGGAGAGCATGACCCCGGGGTGTCCGGCGGCTCTTTCCCAACAGGGGGGACCACACATTCGCAGACAGCTACATCACGGTCCTGCCCAAGGGGACAGAGTTTGTCGTGTTCAGCATCGACGGCTCCTTCGCCGCCAGCGTCTCCATCATGGGCAGCGACCCCAAGGTGCGAGCGGGTGCTGTGGATGTAGTAAGGTGAGCCGGGG is a genomic window of Gracilinanus agilis isolate LMUSP501 unplaced genomic scaffold, AgileGrace unplaced_scaffold52399, whole genome shotgun sequence containing:
- the LOC123255793 gene encoding membrane-associated phosphatidylinositol transfer protein 2-like produces the protein VDIHIMTQPPSGEWVHFDTLVTNSSGRISYTIPEEQRLGVGVYPIKMVVRGDHTFADSYITVLPKGTEFVVFSIDGSFAASVSIMGSDPKVRAGAVDVV